Part of the Caldisericia bacterium genome is shown below.
TCCTTTTGATATTTATGCTCTTAAAGGAGGAATTGAAGTAATTGAAGCATCTCTTGAAAGAGAGGAACTTATCAAAAATTTAAAAAACCAGAAAGAGTTTCTTGAAAAAGTTGTAAATAATGTAAAAGAATTAATAACAATTCAAGATAAAGATTTAACAATTCTTTTTGCAAATAAATCTGCTGGTGATTCAGTTAATAAAGATCCAACTGAATTAATTGGAAAAAGGTGTTTTGAAATATGGCATAAAAGAGAGGTTCCTTGTATAAATTGTCCTGTTCAAAAAGCATTTATGACAAAAAGATATGAAGAAGGTGAGATAGAAACACCAGACGGAAGGGTTTGGTTTATTAAAGGTATCCCTCTTATAGATAATAATGGAGAGGTCCAATATGTTGTTGAGTCAACAATTGAGATAACTAAAGAAAAAGAATATATAAGAAAATTAAGAGAAAGTGAGGAAAGGTATGAAAAAATTTTAAATTCAACAAATGTTGGATTTTCAATTTTAGATAAAGAGGGTAAATATATTTATGTTAATAAAAAAAGAGCAGAAATACTTGGTTATAAAGAGGGTGAACTTTTAAACAAAAAATTTGAAGAAATAGTTCATCCAGAGGATGTTAACAAAGATAAAGAACTTTATCAAAAACTTGTAAATGGTGAAATTGATAGTTATACAGTTGATTTAAGATTTATAAGAAAGGATGGGAATATTGCTTACAATAGAGTTTATGTTGCAAGAGTTAATGATGAAAAAGGAAATTTTTTATATACTGTAAATGCAATAGTTGATATTACAAAAGAAGTTCAATATTCAATTGATTTGAAAGAGAAAGAAGAAATTTTTAAAGGAATTTTTGACCAATTTTCTATTGGAGTTAATTTGATTGATACTAATGGAAAAGTGATTTCAAGTAATGAAGCATTGCAAAAAATGTTAGGTTATTCAATTGATGAGTTAAGAAACCTCACATTCAAAGATTATTCTCATAAAGAAGAATTAGAAAAAAATATTGAACTCTTTGAAAGTGCAAAAAGAGGAGAGATAGAAGGGTATACACTTGAAAAAAGATTTATAAGAAAAGATGGAAGTGTTTTTTGGGGGAAAATTACATCAAATCCAATAAAAGATGAGAATGGTAAAATCAAATATTTTATAACTCTTGTAGAAGATATTGATGATAGAGTAAGATATTATGAAAATCTTAAAATAGAAGAAAATAGATTAAGAGCAATTATAGATGTCATTCCAGATCTTATCTTTATATTTGATAAAAATGGAAATTTTTTGAATTATCACGGAGATTTAAGAAAACTTTTATTAAAACCAGAGGATTTCCTTGGAAAAAATATATCTCAAATTTTTAACAAAGAGATTGCAGAAAGAGCAATTTCTTCAATTAAAAAAGCATTAAAAGAAAATATAATCCCGTCATTTATATATGAACTTCCTTGTCCTTATAATAGAGATGAAATTTGTTTTTATGAAGCAAGATTCGTAAAACTTGATAAAGATAAAGTTCTTGCTT
Proteins encoded:
- a CDS encoding PAS domain S-box protein; this encodes MDIIYYNILNSVREITLELLKSQITPDKILFALRKVGEGGNFDRAIFFEKEDDVFNKKYEWIRDDSIEKHDDKIKFDKNEIELLKKDETLNFKNCVIFPLFIKDNLIGVIKFEILKEKREISPFDIYALKGGIEVIEASLEREELIKNLKNQKEFLEKVVNNVKELITIQDKDLTILFANKSAGDSVNKDPTELIGKRCFEIWHKREVPCINCPVQKAFMTKRYEEGEIETPDGRVWFIKGIPLIDNNGEVQYVVESTIEITKEKEYIRKLRESEERYEKILNSTNVGFSILDKEGKYIYVNKKRAEILGYKEGELLNKKFEEIVHPEDVNKDKELYQKLVNGEIDSYTVDLRFIRKDGNIAYNRVYVARVNDEKGNFLYTVNAIVDITKEVQYSIDLKEKEEIFKGIFDQFSIGVNLIDTNGKVISSNEALQKMLGYSIDELRNLTFKDYSHKEELEKNIELFESAKRGEIEGYTLEKRFIRKDGSVFWGKITSNPIKDENGKIKYFITLVEDIDDRVRYYENLKIEENRLRAIIDVIPDLIFIFDKNGNFLNYHGDLRKLLLKPEDFLGKNISQIFNKEIAERAISSIKKALKENIIPSFIYELPCPYNRDEICFYEARFVKLDKDKVLALIRDVSESIRNFNLLKKKEEELNKSFYQTINLLSKIVEMKEPFTAGHQKRTSEYAVLIAKEMDLSNFKIESVKIAGLVHDIGKIELPIEILNKPTKLSPIDWDFVKKHPEIGYEILKEIDFPWNIKDIVLQHHERIDGSGYPLGLKDDEILIEARIISVADSIEAMSSHRPYRPRLSREEIINELIKYKGSYYDHQVVDIALKLIEEGKINI